In one Sphingobium sp. TKS genomic region, the following are encoded:
- a CDS encoding sugar transferase yields the protein MTVHPFHLHHQGAYRQSRLRKIVHQLVSSNRFAIAGVLLLGVVIPELLHPLFASEQAWARPIAPLDPMLYATAAALLLAHLMLRRTSPLPFVDAKIIILPVFTVAFATVMFLMSLIFRKLGFYHLATGFLAGIIWHTGLTVLRSRLGCPVLALVGIPEVTSEMQAARVIWLPWNQTRMPSGVHAIVYDSSRDYPPAWERFFARAVLRNIPVYDLDHVSEMMTGRVRLRSKPELVFGQLLPSLPYLRLKRILDFSLALFLLPVVLLILACCCLLIRLESRGSPIFRQTRVGYQGRLFTCYKLRTMRNDVAGPLYTQERDPRITRLGHLLRMSRLDELPQIFNVLFGDMSWIGPRPEALRLSRDYDRSIPFYCYRHSVRPGISGWAAVRQGNVALADAVTVKLEYDFYYIKYFSIWLDFAIILMTVRTMVTGFGSR from the coding sequence ATGACCGTTCATCCATTTCACCTGCATCATCAGGGAGCATATCGGCAAAGCCGGTTGCGCAAGATCGTCCATCAGCTCGTTTCGAGCAACCGCTTCGCCATTGCCGGCGTTCTGCTACTCGGTGTCGTGATCCCTGAACTTCTGCATCCACTGTTTGCTTCTGAGCAAGCGTGGGCCCGTCCGATCGCGCCCCTCGATCCGATGCTTTATGCGACAGCGGCCGCGCTGCTCCTTGCCCATCTGATGTTGCGCCGAACCAGCCCCCTGCCCTTCGTCGATGCAAAGATCATCATCCTCCCCGTGTTCACGGTCGCCTTTGCGACGGTGATGTTCCTTATGAGCCTTATTTTCCGAAAGCTCGGCTTCTATCACCTGGCGACAGGCTTCCTGGCCGGCATCATATGGCACACGGGGCTTACCGTCCTGCGTTCGCGCCTCGGATGTCCGGTGCTGGCGCTTGTCGGCATCCCGGAGGTCACGTCTGAGATGCAGGCTGCCAGGGTGATCTGGCTCCCATGGAACCAGACCCGGATGCCGTCTGGCGTTCACGCCATCGTCTATGACAGCAGCCGCGACTATCCGCCGGCCTGGGAGCGATTTTTTGCGCGCGCCGTGCTGCGTAATATCCCCGTCTATGACCTTGATCATGTAAGCGAAATGATGACGGGACGCGTCCGCCTGCGCTCAAAGCCCGAGCTTGTCTTCGGCCAACTCCTGCCCTCGCTTCCCTATCTGCGGCTTAAGCGCATCCTTGATTTCTCGCTGGCCCTCTTCCTCCTGCCGGTTGTGCTCCTGATCCTCGCCTGTTGCTGCCTGTTGATCAGGCTTGAAAGCCGTGGCTCGCCGATTTTCCGGCAGACCCGCGTTGGCTATCAGGGCCGGCTGTTCACCTGCTATAAGCTGCGTACGATGCGCAACGACGTCGCGGGGCCCCTCTACACCCAGGAGCGCGATCCAAGGATCACGCGGCTCGGCCATCTTCTGCGCATGTCCAGGCTCGATGAGTTGCCGCAGATCTTCAACGTCCTTTTCGGCGACATGAGCTGGATCGGGCCACGTCCTGAGGCCCTGCGTCTCTCGCGCGACTATGATCGCTCGATTCCCTTCTATTGTTACCGGCATAGCGTTCGCCCGGGCATCTCTGGCTGGGCTGCCGTTCGTCAGGGCAATGTCGCGTTGGCCGATGCCGTCACGGTCAAGCTGGAATATGACTTCTACTATATCAAATATTTTTCGATCTGGCTGGATTTCGCGATCATCCTCATGACGGTCCGCACCATGGTCACAGGCTTTGGATCGCGCTGA
- the nusG gene encoding transcription termination/antitermination protein NusG: MMVTVQEFAVEEGLTTGMKLAGASSRRARGVLAAGARWYVAQTHPRSEQLGQSHLERQNFRCFIPRFQTTRRQARRSVTVMAPLFPGYIFVEFCPTRDRWQSINGTMGIKHLVGASQGRPTPMPASAMNAIFERCDGNEVKSLVPDLRVGDQIRITRGPFSDQLAAIESLDHSGRVRVLLDILGRATRVEVPLRSVGPA; encoded by the coding sequence ATGATGGTGACGGTGCAAGAATTTGCGGTTGAGGAAGGCTTGACCACTGGGATGAAGCTGGCTGGCGCATCGTCCAGGCGAGCGCGGGGCGTTTTAGCCGCAGGCGCCCGCTGGTACGTGGCCCAGACGCACCCGCGCAGCGAACAGCTCGGCCAATCGCATCTTGAACGCCAGAACTTCCGCTGCTTCATCCCGCGATTTCAGACGACGCGACGTCAGGCCCGACGCTCCGTCACGGTAATGGCGCCGCTCTTTCCCGGCTATATCTTCGTCGAATTCTGTCCGACACGGGATCGGTGGCAATCGATCAACGGCACGATGGGCATAAAACATTTGGTCGGGGCCTCGCAGGGACGGCCAACACCAATGCCTGCCAGCGCGATGAACGCGATCTTCGAACGGTGCGATGGCAACGAAGTCAAAAGCCTCGTTCCTGACCTTCGCGTGGGTGATCAGATTAGAATAACCAGGGGGCCGTTCTCCGATCAGCTGGCTGCCATTGAATCGCTCGATCACAGCGGCCGAGTTCGGGTCCTTCTCGACATATTGGGCCGTGCAACCAGGGTGGAAGTCCCGCTGCGCAGCGTCGGTCCGGCCTGA